From the Cetobacterium somerae ATCC BAA-474 genome, the window ATGCTCGTTATAAATCATTTAAAACAGAGCTTGAAGCTAAAGAGTGGTTAAAAAATGGTGGTCTATATGAAGATAAAAAATTAAAAATTCAAGAGGCTAAAAATAAATTAGAAGATGGCATCTATTTTGATGCTGGAACTGGACGAGGTATTGGTGTTGAGGTCAGAGTTACTAACCGTTTAGGAATCTCTTTACTTGATAATATTCTTCCTGAAAAAATGATAAATGAATTTGGAAACTATCTCGCTCCTCAAGGTAGCACAAATAACTATGGTGAATTAATAGGTGTTTTTTTAGCTATTGACATTGCTTTAAGAGAAAGAAATTTTAGAATTTTTGGAGATAGTAAATTAATTATTGATTATTGGTCTAAAGGGCATTATAATAAATCGTCACTAAATGAAAAAACTATAAATCTTATTACGAAAACCGCTGAAAAAAGAGCACAATTTGAAAGTCTAGGTGGAACTATTCAGCATGTTTCTGGGGATATTAATCCTGCAGATTTAGGTTTTCATAAATAAATTAGGAGGAGTACATGGAGTTCGAACTATTTGATAAATTACATCTTTTTTATCTTTTGGGATATTCTTTGGTTTTTCTGTTTCTTTATTTTGGAGTTGCATACAATCCACAGCCTAAAAAAATTATGAGGATTATATCTTTTGTCATTTTATTAATTAAATGTGGTGAACTTTTTATTAGATATAAATTAATTGGTGAAGCTTGGTATCAATTGCTTCCACTACACCTTTGCAACATAACTCTTATATTTGCGGTATTTGGATCTATATTTAGGTTTGGACCATTTTTATATGCAACATTCTTTTGGTCTATTGGAGCCGTTTTTGCTCTACTAACACCTGAAGTAAGAGAAACATTCCCTCATTTTTTTAACATAAGTTTTTTCTCAACGCATTTTTATATAATTTTTGTTGCTATAGTTGAGTATAAAGTATTTAAGTTAAGACCATCTTTAGAGTCATGGACCGGTTCATTCTTAGGTTTAAATGTTATTGCAGCTGGTGTTTATTTTATTAATACTGTTCTTGGAACAAATTATCTTTATATTAATAGAAAACCAACTTTCTCATCTCCTCTTAATTATTTTGGAGAGTGGCCATATTACATAATAGTTGTTGAATTTGCTTATGTAACTTTGACTTTATTATTACTATTTTTATTCAAAAAAAAAGATTATAAAATAAAAGTAAACAGGTAGAACAATCTACCTGTTTTTACATTATTACCAATATATCTTTAAGTTCTTTTAACTTCTCCAATGTTTCATTAGAAACTTTTACTCTATACGTTACACGTTCGTTAAAATCTTTATGTAATAACTCCTCATTACCATTTATAAGTAACGTCTCTACTTCATTTATTTTCTCATAAGAAAAATCTAACAAACACTCAACTCTTTCTATAAATTCTACAATTTCTCCTTCTAAGACTGCTAACTTTGCAGTTTTGGCATAATTTCTTACTAAACCACCAGCTCCTAATTTTATGCCACCAAAATATCTTGTCGCTACTACTACTACATTATTTACTTCCATATAAGTCAATATTTCACCCATAGGTTTTCCAGCAGTTCCACTAGGTTCTCCATCATCATCAGCCTTAAAATATTCTTGCCCATTATCAATAACTCTATAAACAGTACAATTATGAGTAGCATCTGGATGCATCTCTCTAATCATACTTATAAAATCTTCAGCCTCTTCTTTTGTTGAAATTGGTTTAGCATAACCTATAAATTTTGATTTTCTTTCTTCAAACTCTATCCTTACAGCTTTTTTTATACTTTTCATTTAACTAACTCCTAATTATCAAATCTATAAATCTCACTAAAATATTGTATATAGGAGACATCATTTTACTTAATATTCCAAAATAACTTAATACTATTATAAATAAAATTCCATATGTGTCTAAAGTAAATACTTTTATTCTATTTTCATCATTTAAAAACGATGCTATAACTCTTGATCCATCTAATGGTGGAATTGGCAAAAGATTAAATGTTCCCAAGGCCATATTTATTATTATAAAATAAATTGATATGTCATTAAAAGGTATTATTCCATATTTTATTAAAATAGCTCCAAGTATCATTAATAAATAATTTGTTAAAACTCCTGCTATTGAAACTAAGAACTCTCCAACTCTCCCATTTCTAAAAGCAAAATAATTTACTGGTACTGGTTTGGCCCATCCTATTATAAAATTCGAACCACTTAACAACATAAAAATTGGTACTAACGCTCCTATTGGATCTAAATGCTTTAATGGATTTAAAGATAGTCTTCCTGAATATTTAGCTGTTTTATCTCCACAAAATAAAGCCATATAT encodes:
- a CDS encoding IMPACT family protein gives rise to the protein MKSIKKAVRIEFEERKSKFIGYAKPISTKEEAEDFISMIREMHPDATHNCTVYRVIDNGQEYFKADDDGEPSGTAGKPMGEILTYMEVNNVVVVATRYFGGIKLGAGGLVRNYAKTAKLAVLEGEIVEFIERVECLLDFSYEKINEVETLLINGNEELLHKDFNERVTYRVKVSNETLEKLKELKDILVIM
- a CDS encoding ribonuclease H family protein, coding for MATKYYAFIIDNENYSKIVTSWPECQNATKGKNARYKSFKTELEAKEWLKNGGLYEDKKLKIQEAKNKLEDGIYFDAGTGRGIGVEVRVTNRLGISLLDNILPEKMINEFGNYLAPQGSTNNYGELIGVFLAIDIALRERNFRIFGDSKLIIDYWSKGHYNKSSLNEKTINLITKTAEKRAQFESLGGTIQHVSGDINPADLGFHK
- a CDS encoding site-2 protease family protein — encoded protein: MIVLKVIILLFSLVLHELAHGYMALFCGDKTAKYSGRLSLNPLKHLDPIGALVPIFMLLSGSNFIIGWAKPVPVNYFAFRNGRVGEFLVSIAGVLTNYLLMILGAILIKYGIIPFNDISIYFIIINMALGTFNLLPIPPLDGSRVIASFLNDENRIKVFTLDTYGILFIIVLSYFGILSKMMSPIYNILVRFIDLIIRS
- a CDS encoding TIGR02206 family membrane protein, which translates into the protein MEFELFDKLHLFYLLGYSLVFLFLYFGVAYNPQPKKIMRIISFVILLIKCGELFIRYKLIGEAWYQLLPLHLCNITLIFAVFGSIFRFGPFLYATFFWSIGAVFALLTPEVRETFPHFFNISFFSTHFYIIFVAIVEYKVFKLRPSLESWTGSFLGLNVIAAGVYFINTVLGTNYLYINRKPTFSSPLNYFGEWPYYIIVVEFAYVTLTLLLLFLFKKKDYKIKVNR